The DNA segment TCGCCATGTGGACCTCGACCAGCCAGTCGGCCGCCGGGAGGACCCACGGGAGGTCCTCGCCAGGGGCGCCGAGCCTCCGAGGCTTCCAGGTGCCTGTCGCTATTAGGACGGCGTCGCTGGCCTTGATTATGTCCTCCAGGCTTATATCCCTGCCAACCTTGGTGTTCAGGATTATCCTGACACCCCCCTCAACAAGCTCCCTCACGCTCTTCCTTATATTGTCCTTTGGTATACGGTCGTCTGGTATGCCGAACATCATCATGCCTCCTGGCTCGGGCATCATATCGTAGACAACTACCTCGTGGCCCCTGCACCTGAGGAACCCGGCTGCGCCGAGGCCAGCTGGGCCAGCTCCTATGATGGAGACGGTCTTGCCCGTGTAGGGGGGTATCTCCTTGCATCTCAGGAACTTCACCGGACAGCACCCCAGGTTTTTATAGCGCGGTATATGCTCTTTCTACACCAACCAATATTTGCGGGGGAGAGTGTATTTAAACCGGGGTGTAGGGCCTCCAGGGTTTGAGGAGGCTCCAGTACCTGTCCGCCATATTTTAACGCTTCATAGGGAGCGGGCTAGCCTGTAGAATCGGATCGCGTGGAGGGGAGAGACTAGGAGGGGGTTTAGGAGCTTCAGCCTAACATCACCAAGCGCATCTAGGACCTCGCTCCACCTATCTCCGGCGGCCTCCCTATAGCTGCTTAGGGCCATCTCCACAAACCTCCACTTAAGCGGGGAGGCTAGTGCTATTGTTGTTGCCGCCAGGACTAGGAGGTCCCAGGCTGCCTTGTAGGGGGTGTAGTCGTCGGCCTGCTCGAAGTCCACGAGCCACACCCTCCCCCCTCTGTATATGAAGTTGCCCGGGTTGGGATCCCCCAGCACAGCCCCCACTGCGAAGTGCAGCCTCGCGAGGCCGAAGCCCAGCTCCCTCCAGGCGTTCTCGTCAACACTGTCCGAAGCAGGCTCGCCATCTATGAACTCTCGCACAAGCAGCGGCCTCTCTTCCATGCAGTAGGTTATTATCCTTGGAACCGGGTAGGCCCCCCTGAGGCGGCGGTACCATGCCAGCTCGTTCCTAAGCCTCCCCTCAGGGCTATAGATGTACCTGTAGACGGGGATGTAGGGTAGTGTGACGAGCCATTTTAGACTCTTCTTCGAATAGTCTTTGACAACGAGTTTTCCGCCGTTGCAGGTGCATATGAGGCTTGAGGTGGTTAGCCCGGAGCCTTTGCAGCTGCACTCGGCCACAATTCTTTTCGCTAGCCCGCAGTCCTCCTCCGGCTCGATAGGTCCTCCAGCCAACCCAACCCCCTGCGCCAGACAGTCTCCCCCCGAGGTCCTCTAATCTCAACTATCCTGTGGAGGGGTATTGAGTCCCCGTTTACAAGATGTACAGCCCACTTGTCGACTCTGACGACGCTCTCCAGCCTGGCCTCCCTGAGAACCTCGCCAACACCTTCAACCCTGTGCCTATACACTATCCTGTAATCGCCTCTATCCTCCAGGGGGTAATTCATTATGCGCCTGACAGCCTCGAATATATCGCTCCTACGCCTCCCCACCGCCTCGCCTCCCCCCGCACAGTATGGGGGCGAGGTCCTCCCTGGAAGGCGTCTTCCCAAGGTAGCCCGAGTAGAAAGCCTCGCCTCCCCCCTCACCGCCATACCAGTAGGGGGAGGCCTCCTCGACAATCCTAACGAGCCCCCGCCCTCCTCCCGCTAGGGAGAATACGGGCTGGCCGCCGCAGCGGTTGACACCGTATATGAACACCGGCTCCCTCAGCCTCCCCCAGAGGATCCTGGCCACCCTCTTGTGTATGAACCCGGTGTAGTCCACCCTCCCCAGCCTCCAACCACACATGCTTCCAGCCTCTCCCTCGAGCCTGGAGGCCAGCTCCTCAGCCTCAAGATCCTCCTGCGCCCTAAGACTAGCCAGCATAGCGTCCTCGAACGCAGACTTAGCCGGCTCTGCCGTATCGTAGCTGAAGAGCCTCGGGTACCATGAGGCGGCCTCCACCTTGCATGCCTCCTCAACTCCCTCCAGGTTTGATGCAACCGTCTCAGGTATCCAGTAGTCTGTCGAGGAGTCTAGCCCGGCCTCCCCCATGAACCTCCTGTAGAGCGCGTTTTCCCTGGAGGCGTTCCATGCGACGGCGACTATGCTGGCGGCAGCCATCAGCGGGTGGTAGTCTCCGGCGCCTAGGGATAGCTTGGCGTCTATCGAGACGGCCTCTGGCACGCCCGGGTCTAGCACTATGGCGCTCCTAAGCCGTGGCCCCCTCCTGTATAGTATGGCGTAGGAGCTGGAGGCGTCAACACCCTCTTCGGGCGCGACGCCTAGGTATATGGCGAGGTCGAACTTCTCGCTGGGAGCCTTTATAACAGGCCTCCACGAGTGAACGGGCTTCAAAACAGCCTCATCACGTGCAGCCGGCCTGAGCAGCCTCATAACGTGGTAGGCCGAGATTATACCGTCCGGGTTCATAATATATGCTATCAGAACCCTGCCGCCTGAGTCTATAGCTTTGAGGAGGCCTGTGAAGTCCCTAGTGTAGACAGTCATTACACAGCAGCCCAAACCATATGTGGAGGCCCCGGGGGAGTATTATGTCTCCCCTCTAAACCTCCTCCCGCCGAGCCTCGCCGTGAGGATGACGTAGGCTAGGGCGGCCGCCAGGGACACGGCTAGGAGGACCATGGTTATAGCCGCCAGGTAGCTGAAGCTGGAGAACTCCGACAGGCCAGGCCTTCTAGCCCTGTTCCAGAGTAGTATGGGTATGGTCTCTATGCCCGGGCCTCTCGTGAACAGCGTTTTTATGAAGTCGGTGAAGCTGAGTATGAGCGCGAGGGTGAAGCCAGAGACGATGGCGGGGGCAGCGAGTGGTATGGTCACGCTCACCAAGGCCCTGAGGGGTGTTGCTCCTAGGGTTCTGGCGGCGTTCTCAAGGCTCGAAGCCCTCTGCAGCGCCGGGGCGGCGACGACGTAGACGTAGGCTATGTTGAACGCCGTATGCCCTATAATCACAGTCTTCAGACCGAGGCCGACGCCAAGCGCTGTCAGGAAGAGTAGGAGGGCGGCTGCCTCAGCTATCTCAGGGAGGACGAGGGGCGGGTACATTATGGCGTC comes from the Aeropyrum camini SY1 = JCM 12091 genome and includes:
- a CDS encoding ABC transporter permease, whose amino-acid sequence is MPGVTPSKAVTYAILSAMYLPIVLLALQSLNPSPYIGVWEGFTLKWYGMMLGDERLQDAAYNSLLIAAASAVASTLLGAAAGLAVRRRGGVGLVDAIMYPPLVLPEIAEAAALLLFLTALGVGLGLKTVIIGHTAFNIAYVYVVAAPALQRASSLENAARTLGATPLRALVSVTIPLAAPAIVSGFTLALILSFTDFIKTLFTRGPGIETIPILLWNRARRPGLSEFSSFSYLAAITMVLLAVSLAAALAYVILTARLGGRRFRGET
- a CDS encoding DUF504 domain-containing protein — protein: MGRRRSDIFEAVRRIMNYPLEDRGDYRIVYRHRVEGVGEVLREARLESVVRVDKWAVHLVNGDSIPLHRIVEIRGPRGETVWRRGLGWLEDLSSRRRTAG
- a CDS encoding phosphotransferase — protein: MAGGPIEPEEDCGLAKRIVAECSCKGSGLTTSSLICTCNGGKLVVKDYSKKSLKWLVTLPYIPVYRYIYSPEGRLRNELAWYRRLRGAYPVPRIITYCMEERPLLVREFIDGEPASDSVDENAWRELGFGLARLHFAVGAVLGDPNPGNFIYRGGRVWLVDFEQADDYTPYKAAWDLLVLAATTIALASPLKWRFVEMALSSYREAAGDRWSEVLDALGDVRLKLLNPLLVSPLHAIRFYRLARSL